GAAACCTGGTAAAGGCGGACAACTAGTTCGTTCAGCTGGTACAAGTGCACAAGTATTAGGTCAAGAAGGAAAATACACATTGGTTCGTTTAACCTCTGGTGAAGTTCGAATGATCCTTGATACTTGTCGTGCAACTGTTGGAACTGTTGGAAATGAACAGCATGAACTGATTAACATCGGTAAAGCTGGACGTAACCGTTGGAAGGGTAAACGCCCTACAGTACGTGGATCTGTAATGAACCCGAACGATCACCCACACGGTGGTGGTGAAGGTAAAGCACCAATCGGATTGAAATCACCTATGACACCATGGGGCAAACCTGCATTGGGCTTGAAAACACGTAACAAAAAAGCGAAATCCAATAAATTGGTTGTTCGTGGTCGTAAGAGATAATTCTTAAAGTAACTTAGAAAACGTAAAAGGAACCGAAGGGAGGCTTCACCATGGGTCGTAGTTTGAAAAAAGGACCTTTTGTCGATGATCATTTGATGAAGAAAGTAGAAGCTGCATCAAAGAGCGAGAAGAAACAAGTTGTAAAAACTTGGTCACGTCGTTCTACTATTTTTCCACAATTCATTGGTCAAACAATCGCAGTTTATGATGGAAGAAAACATGTTCCAGTATACATTCAAGAAGATATGGTAGGACATAAATTAGGGGAGTTCGCTCCTACAAGAACATACCGTGCCACACGGCAGATGACAAGAAAACAGGTCGTCGTTAATTACGAGGGGAGGAATTATCATGGCAGAACAAATTACAGCTGCAACAGCAACTGCTAAAACTGTCCGTATCGCACCTCGTAAGGTTCGTCTAGTAGTGGATCTTATCAGAGGCAAGAGCATTGGAGAAGCAATCTCCATTCTGAAATTCACACCACGCGCTGCATCACCTGCAGTGGAAAAAGTGTTGATGTCAGCTATCGCGAATGCGGAACACAATTATGATTTAGACATTGAAAATTTAATCGTAGCCGAAGCCTATGTGAACGAAGGACAAACAATGAAGCGTTTCCGTCCACGTGCTAAAGGTTCAGCTTCACAAATCTTAAAACGTACAAGCCACATTACAATCGTGGTATCAGAAAAGAAGGAGGGATAATCTGTGGGTCAAAAAATTAATCCAATAGGAATGCGTATAGGTATTATCCGTGATTGGGATGCCAAATGGTATGCCGAAAAAGATTACGCTACTTTCTTACATGAAGACTTGAAAATTCGTAGTTATATTGAAAAAAACCTAAGCGAAGCTTCTGTATCTCGTGTAGAAATTGAACGTGCTGCAAATCGCGTAAATATTTCTATCCATACAGGAAAACCAGGAATGGTAATCGGTAAAGGTGGTTCCGAAGTTGAAAAACTTCGTAAAGCACTAAACAATATGACGAACAAACGTGTTCACATTAACATTGTTGAAATTAAAAAGACTGATTTAGATGCTAAATTAGTTGCTGAGGGTATTACGAAACAACTAGAAGGTCGTGTTGCTTTCCGTCGTGCTCAAAAACAAGCAATTCAACGTACAATGAGATCTGGAGCTTTAGGTATTAAAACCCAAGTTTCCGGACGTTTAAACGGAGCAGATATCGCTCGTGCAGAAACTCATTCAGAAGGAACAGTTCCATTACATACCTTACGTGCAGATATTGACTATGCATGGGAGGAAGCTGATACTACATATGGTAAACTAGGCGTAAAAGTTTGGATCTACCGTGGAGAAGTATTGCCAGCTCGTAAAGTAACAGAGAAAGGAGGGAAATAACCAATGTTAGTACCTAAACGTGTAAAACATCGTCGTGAATTCCGTGGAAAAATGCGCGGTGAAGCAAAAGGTGGTAAAGAAGTTGTTTTTGGTGAATATGGTTTACAAGCAGTTGATTCTAAATGGATCACAAACCGTCAAATCGAAGCAGCTCGTATTGCAATGACTCGTTACATGAAACGTGGTGGGAAAGTTTGGATTAAAATCTTCCCTCATAAATCATATACATCTAAAGCTATTGGTGTTCGTATGGGCTCCGGTAAAGGAGCTCCTGAAGGTTGGGTTTCCCCAGTAAAACGTGGAAAAATCATGTTTGAAGTAGGCGGCGTATCTGAAGAAGTAGCACGTGAAGCTTTGCGTTTGGCATCTCACAAATTGCCTATCAAAACGAAAATAGTAAAACGTACAGAAATTGGTGGTGAATCGAATGAAAGCTAATGAACTTAAAGAATTATCCACTACTGAGATGATTGAAAAAGAGAAAGAATTTAAAGAAGAGCTTTTCAATCTACGATTCCAACTTGCTACAGGGCAGCTTGAAAATACAGCCCGTCTGAAAGAAGTTCGCAAATCAATCGCACGCATCAAAACAGTGTTGCGTCAACAAGAATTGCAAAATCAGTAATCCAGCAAAGGAGGTAACTAAGAAATGACTGAAGAACGTAATAAGCGTAAAGTCTACCAAGGCACTGTTGTTTCCGATAAGATGGAAAAGACAATTGTTGTAGAAGTGTCTACATACAAAAATCATCCAGTATACGGTAAACGTGTTCGTTACTCTAAAAAGTACAAAACACATGATGAAAATAACCAAGCTAAAATGGGTGACGTAGTTAAAATTATGGAAACTCGTCCACTATCTAAAACAAAAAACTTCCGTTTACTAGAAATAGTGGAAGAATCGGTTATCATCTAACCAAATAGAATGAATTCCTAATCCGGAAGGAGGATACTGAAGTGATACAAACAGAATCTCGTTTGAAAGTTGCCGATAACTCAGGTGCAAGAGAAGTCCTAGCTATTAAAGTTTTGGGTGGATCAGGCCGTAAGGTTGCTGGCATTGGTGACGTAATCGTCGCAACAGTTAAACAAGCTACACCCGGTGGTGTTGTCAAAAAGGGTGAAGTTGTAAAAGCTGTAATCGTGCGTACTAAGTCAGGCGCTCACCGTAAAGACGGTTCATATATAAAATTTGACGAAAATGCGTGTGTAATTATCCGTGATGATAAGAGCCCACGTGGAACACGTATCTTTGGACCTGTTGCTCGTGAACTACGTGACAACAATTACATGAAGATTGTTTCCCTTGCTCCAGAAGTACTTTAAGAAATGCAATGATTGTAATGATCGAAGGAGGTGCAACAACTCATGCACGTAAAAACTGGCGATAAAGTTAAAGTAATTACCGGTAAAGATAAAGGCAAAGAAGGAGTAATCCTAAAAACTATGCCTAAGAGAGACCGCGTAATCGTAGAAGGTGTCAACATTGCTAAGAAGCACAAGAAAGCTTCTCAAACCAATGCCACCGGCGGAATCATCGAAGAAGAAGCAGCAATCCACGTTTCGAACGTAATGCTGATTGATGCTAAAACAGGTGAACCTACCAAAGTAAGCTACAAAATAGAAGATGGTAAAAAAGTCCGTGTTTCCAAAAAAACTGGCGAAATCATTGACTAATTTTTAAAGGAAGGAGGAGCTCATCTAATGAACCGTTTGAAAGAAAAATACAAAAATGAAATTACACCATCTTTGATGGAAAAATTTGACTACTCATCCGTAATGCAAGTACCTAAAGTAGATAAAATTGTTATCAACATGGGTGTTGGCGATGCTGTAGCAAATGCAAAAAACCTTGATAAAGCAGTGGAAGAATTGACTTTGATCTCTGGTCAAAAACCAATTATTACATATGCTAAGAAATCAATTGCTGCATTCCGTTTACGTGAAGGTATGGCTATTGGTACGAAAGTTACTCTTCGCGGAGAAAGAATGTATGACTTCTTGGACAAACTTGTGACTGTTTCCTTGCCACGTGTGCGCGATTTCCGCGGCATAAGCAAACGTTCCTTCGACGGACGCGGAAACTACACATTGGGTGTAAAAGAACAATTGATTTTCCCTGAAGTTGACTACGACCGAGTAGACAAAGTTCGTGGAATGGATATCGTTATTGTAACGACTGCAGACACTGATGAAGAGTCAAGAGAACTATTGACACAATTAGGAATGCCATTCCAAAAATAAGCAAAGGAGGCGAAAAGACTTGGCCAAAAAATCCATGATTGCAAAAAACAAACGTCCTGCAAAATTCTCAACACAAGCTTATACACGTTGTGAACGTTGTGGCCGTCCACATTCCGTTTATCGCAAATTCAAGCTCTGCCGCATTTGCTTACGTGAACTGGCTTATAAAGGACAAATCCCAGGCATGAAGAAAGCAAGCTGGTAATCAGCCATTCCCGCATGAAGGAGGTAAAAACTAAATGGTTATGACAGATCCAATCGCAGATTTCCTTACTCGTATTCGTAACGCAAACATGGTTCGCCATGCTAGTTTGGAAGTACCTGCATCAAAAATTAAAATAGATATTGCTAACATCCTTAAAAAAGAAGGATTTATTAAAAACTATGAAGTCATTGAAGATGACAAACAAAACGTTATTCGCGTATTCATGAAATACGGCAAAGAAAAAGAACGTGTCATTACCGGATTGAAGCGCATCTCTAAACCAGGTTTGCGTGTGTATGCAAAAACTGGCGAGGTTCCCCGTGTATTAAACGGTTTGGGAATTGCTATTGTATCCACTTCTGAAGGTTTAGTAACTGACAAAGAAGCAAGATCCAAAAATATTGGTGGAGAAGTATTGGCTTACATTTGGTAATCCAATATTTCCAACCTAAAAAAATAGAAGGAGGTGCAGCCCTGTGAGTCGTATTGGTAATAAACTAGTAGAAATTCCAGCTGGCGTAACCGTTAGTCGAGAAGGAAACACTGTTACTGTAAAAGGACCTAAAGGTGAACTAACACAAACACTTAGTCATTTGATTACGATGAATGTGGAAGATAACATTGTTACTTTTACTCGTCCAAATGAAGAAAAATTCACGAAATCTATCCACGGAACTGTCCGTGCTTTGTTTAACAACATGGTAGTGGGTGTTTCTGAAGGATTCAAAAAGAATTAGATTTAATTGGGGTTGGTTACCGTGCTCAATTACAAGGAAATAAACTTGTATTGAACGTTGGTTACTCTCACCCAGTAGAATTCACTCCAGCAGAGGGTGTAAACGTAGAAGTTACTACAAACACACACTTAGTTATTTCTGGTAGTGATAAAGAAAAAGTTGGCGCATTAGCAGCTAACATCCGTGGAGTACGCCCACCAGAGCCATATAAAGGTAAAGGTATTAAATACTCTAACGAAATCATCCGTCGTAAAGAAGGTAAAACTGGTAAATAATAACCAGAACCTTCTGTACGCGAGTTGACATCCTAATAAAAAAAGAGGTGACCATTGTGATAAATAAACCAGATAAAAACAAAGTGCGTCAATCGAGACATGCACGAGTAAGAAGAAAAATTTCTGGTACTGCTGAGTGCCCACGCTTGAATGTATACCGTTCTAATAAACACATCTACGCTCAATTAATTGATGACGTAGCGGGTGTGACGCTAGCAAGTGCCTCTAGTAAGAAAGATTTAACTGAGAGTGTAACAAAAACAGATAGCGCTACTGCAATTGGTAAAATCATTGCTGAACGTGCTCAAGAAAAAGATATTAAACAAGTCAAATTTGACCGTGGTGGATATCTGTACCATGGCCGTGTACAAGCTTTGGCTGAAGCTGCCCGCGAAAATGGACTAGAATTCTAAGAAAAGGAGGATAACCACACATGGTATATATTGACCCAACTCATTTAGATTTAGAAGATCGCGTTGTTGCGATTAATCGTGTAACAAAAGTTGTAAAAGGTGGACGTAAACTCCGCTTTGCTGCTCTAGTTGTTGTCGGAGACAAGAACGGACATGTTGGATTTGGTACAGGGAAAGCAAATGAAGTTCCAGAAGCGATTCGTAAAGCAATTGAATCTGCTAAAAAGAACTTGATGGAAGTTCCTATGGTAGGATCATCTATTCCTCATGAAGTTATTGGAACATATAGTGGTGGAAACGTAATGTTGAAACCTGCTATTGCCGGTTCTGGAGTTTCTGCTGGTGGACCAGTTCGTGCCGTTATTGAATTGGCAGGAATTGCTGACATCACATCAAAATCTCTTGGATCAAGTACTCCAATTAACACTGTTCGTGCAACAATTGATGGATTACAACAATTGAAAAAAGCAGAAGAAATTGCTGCTTTACGCGGTAAAAGCGTAGAAGAAATTACAGGATAAGGAGGACCTACAATGGCAGAATTTAAAATTACTTTAAAGCGCAGCGTGATTGGACGTCCTCAAAACCAAAAAGATACAGTTAAGGCTTTGGGATTATCCAAAATTGGTAAATCTGTAGTAAAACCTGCTAACGATGCAATCGTTGGTATGATTAACACAGTAAGCCATTTAATAGAAGTAGAAGAAGTTAAATAATTTGATTTTAAATGAAGGAGGTGCCAAGCAACTATGAAACTTCATGAATTACAACCAGCAGAAGGATCTCGTAAAGAACGTAATCGCGTAGGTCGCGGATCGTCATCCGGTAATGGTAAAACTTCAGGACGAGGACATAAAGGTCAAAAAGCTCGTTCAGGTGGAGGAGTAAGACTAGGATTTGAAGGTGGACAAACACCATTATTCCGTCGTATTCCAAAACGTGGTTTTACAAATATTAACCGTAAAGACTATGCAATCGTGAATTTAGAAACTTTGAACCGTTTTGATGAAGGAACGGAAGTAACACCAGCACTACTTGTTGAAAGCGGAGTTGTCCGAGATGAAAAATCCGGCGTCAAAGTTCTAGGCCAAGGTACTGTTGAGAAAAAACTTACAGTCAAAGCACATAAATTCTCCAACGCAGCTAAGGAAGCAATTGAAGCTGCAGGTGGAACTGTTGAGGTGATCTAATGTTTACTCTTCTGAAAAATGCATTTCAGGTGAAAGACATTAGAAACAGAATCCTATTTACATTAAGTATGTTAATTGTATTCCGTATTGGAACACAAATAACAGTTCCTGGTGTAGATGCGAGTGCTATCACAAATTTAGCATCAACAGGCTTGTTTAGTCTTTTGAACACGTTCGGCGGTGGAGCGCTTAGTCAGTACTCCATCTTCGCAATGGGTGTTTCTCCTTATATCACAGCTTCTATTGTTGTCCAACTGTTACAAATGGATATTATTCCACGGTTTACAGAATGGTCTAAACAAGGTGAAGTTGGAAGAAGAAAACTGAACCAAGCAACAAAATACTTAGCAGTTGTTTTAGCTTTTGTTCAGTCGATTGGGATCTCAATTGGTTTTAACCAACTATCCGATTTCGGATTAGTTCGGAATCCAGGAACTACAACTTATCTCATGATTGCTTTAATCATGACAGCCGGTTCTATGTTTGTCATCTTCTTGGGTGACGCCATAACTATGAACGGTATTGGAAATGGTACTTCTTTATTAATCTTTTCCGGTATAGTTGCTCGTATACCTGCTGATTTAACCACTTTTTATAATGATCGATTTGTAGACGCCGGGGACAACCTGACCAGAAATATTCTGTTTAGTGTTGCACTGGCTATTGCTATGCTACTCGTAGTCATTTTTACAATCTATATGCAACAAGCGGAACGTAGGATTCCGATTCAGTATTCCAAACGGGCTGCTGGATCCAATCAAACTGCCCACTTGCCATTGAAGATTAATTCAGCTGGAGTAATTCCAGTAATCTTTGCCAGTTCATTCATGATGACTCCGCAAACAATCTTAGGATTCTTTGCTGCTAATTATGCAAATGCAACTTGGTATCAGGTACTGAATACAGTATTTAACTATCGTGAACCAGTCGGAGCTATTTTTTATACGATTCTGATTGTTGTTTTCACGTATTTCTATGCCCTTATCCAGATTAACCCTGAAAAGATGGCAGAAAACCTTCAAAAATCCGGAGGGTATATTCCAAGTGTACGTCCGGGTAAAAGTACAGAAGACTACATCACCAGTTTGTTGATGCGTCTAAGTACGGTTGGAGCATTATTTCTTGGCCTTATAGCCTTATTGCCGATCATTGCTTCGGCGTTATGGAACTTGCCAGATTCATTGGCACTTGGAGGAACCAGTCTTTTGATTATAGTAGGAACTGCTTTAGAAACTACTCGTCAAATTGAAGGCCGAATGGTGAAACGTAATTATCAAGGTTTTATTCAAAAGTAAGTTGTGTGCGGGGCTTGCCCCCACCACACTCTTGCAAATGAGGAGGCAGAAAATGAAGAACCTGATTATCACAGGACTTCCCGGTGCAGGGAAAGGTACACAAGCAGAGCGCATTGTTGATGTTTACGGTATTCCGCATATCTCAACAGGTGACATGTTTCGTGCCGCAATGCAAAATGGAACAGAATTAGGAAAGCAAGCTAAATCCTATATGGATCAAGGCGAGCTAGTTCCTGACGAAGTAACAAACGGTATTGTGAAGGAAAGACTTCAAGAAGAAGACACAAAAAATGGATTCTTATTGGATGGATTCCCCCGAACATTGGTGCAAGCAAAAGCTTTGGACAAAATCATGTCTGAACTTAGAAAAAACATCGATGCTGTTATCAACATTGAAGTAAATCCCGATGTGTTAAAAGCCCGTTTGACCGGTCGTATTATATGTCGAAATTGTGGTGCCACGTATCATTTAACTAACCATCCAACAAAAGTTGAAGGTGTTTGTGATCGTTGTGGTTCACATGACTTATATCAAAGGGAAGACGACAAGCCAGAAACCGTCGAAAATCGTATTCGTGTGAATTTAGAACAATCAAAACCAATTCTAGAATTTTATTCTGAAAAGGGATTGTTACACACTGTCAACGGCGAAATCGGAATTGAAAATGTTTTTTCAGAAATCCAAAGCCTCATTGGCTAAGCTTGTTTAACTCTTGATTTTATGATATAATCTAACAGTTAGTATAAAATAACCAAGACAAGAGATTAAAACAGCGCAACAGAATGTTAGGAGGTTAGAGGATTGGCGAAAGACGATGTCATTGAAATTGAAGGATTAGTCGTTGAAACGTTGCCCAATGCAATGTTTAAGGTTGAACTTGAGAATGGCCATATTGTGCTAGCGCACGTATCAGGTAAAATTAGAATGCACTATATCCGCATTCTGCCAGGCGATAAAGTAACGGTGGAATTATCCCCGTATGATCTTACTCGCGGTCGTATCACGTATCGATTTAAATAATTGCACTCCATCACTTTAAGGAGGGAAAAGTAATGAAAGTTAGAGCATCAGTAAAACCTATTTGCGAGAAATGTAAGGTTGTTCGCAGAAATGGTCGTGTAATGGTGATTTGTGAAAACCCTAAACACAAACAACGCCAAGGATAATAACAAGGAGGTGCCAATAAATGGCTCGTATAGCTGGAGTAGATATTCCGCGTGACAAACGCATCGTTATATCATTGACTTACATTTACGGAATTGGAAATACAACTGCACAAAAACTTTTGGAAAGAGCAGATGTATCTGAAGAAACCCGTGTACGTGATTTAACAAACGATGAACTAGATCGCATTCGTCAAGAAGTTGACAAGTTGAAAATTGAAGGTGACCTTCGTCGTGAAGTAAACCTAAACATCAAACGTTTGATTGAAATTGGTTCATACAGAGGAATTCGCCACCGTCGTGGATTACCTGTTCGTGGACAAAACACAAAAAACAATGCACGCACTCGTAAAGGTCCTTTGAAATCAGTAGTCAGCAAGAAAAAATAATATAAGTGAAGGAGGTTAACACTTCATGGTTAAAAAAGCAACTCGAAAACGTCGTGTAAGAAAAAATATTGAGTCGGGCGTAGCACATATTCGCTCTACTTTTAACAATACAATCGTAATGATTACAGATGTACACGGAAATGCCGTTTCATGGTCATCCGCTGGTGCGTTAGGTTTTAGAGGGTCTCGTAAATCCACTCCTTTCGCTGCTCAAATGGCTGCTGAAGCCGCAGCAAAAGTATGTATGGAACATGGAATGAAATCAGTAGAAGTTGCTGTTAAAGGTCCTGGTTCAGGACGCGAAGCTGCAATTCGTTCATTACAAGCAACTGGTTTAGAAGTTACTGCCATTCGTGACGTAACTCCAATTCCACATAACGGATGCCGCCCACCAAAACGTCGTCGCGTATAATTGCAGTTTGTATAAAAAATATATTAATTCGCAATGGACTCACTATGATGAACGAACCGTTTTGAAAGGGGTAAATTGACATATGATCGAAATTGAAAAACCAAGAATTGAAACGATTGAGATCAGCGAAGGTGCAACATTTGGCAAATTCGTTGTAGAACCACTTGAACGGGGATATGGGACAACACTTGGCAACTCATTACGTCGTATTTTGCTTTCTTCTTTGCCTGGTACTGCTGTATCGACCATTCAAATCGACGGCGTACTACATGAATTTTCAACCATTGATGGTGTGTTGGAAGACGTAACACAAATCGTCTTGAACATTAAACAATTGGCTTTGAAATTTTATTCGCAAGAAGATAAGACTATCGAAATCGATGTAAAAGGTCCTGCAGTCGTAACGGCAGCGGACATCAATCATGACAGTGATGTAGAAATCTTAAACCCTGATTTATATATATGTACAGTTGCTGAAGGTGCACAATTACATGTGCGTATGGACGCAAAAAATGGCCGTGGATATATTCGTTCCGAACATAATAAAACGGACGATATGCCTATTGGTGTGATTCCGGTAGACTCTATTTTTACACCTGTAAAAAAAGTGAACTATCAAGTGGAAAACACTCGTATTGGTCAAAAGAATGTATATGATAAATTAACTTTAGATGTATGGACAGATGGTTCTGTCAGCCCGGAAGAAGCAGTTAGTTTAGCTGCCAAAATCCTAACCGAGCATTTAAACATCTTCGTCAATCTTACCGATCAAGCTCGTAAAGCGGAAATCATGGTAGAAAAAGAAGAAACTCAAAAAGAGAAAATGCTTGAAATGACGATTGAAGAACTAGACCTTTCTGTACGTTCTTATAACTGTTTGAAACGCGCAGGAATCAATACTATTCAAGAGCTGACTGACAAGTCAGAAGCAGAAATGATTAAAGTGCGTAATCTCGGACGTAAATCACTTGAAGAAGTGAAGAATAAATTGGACGAATTAGAATTGTCCCTACGTCACGAAGACTAGTACTGCAGCAAAGGAGGATTACCCAAAATGGCTTATCGTAAACTAGGACGTACAAGTTCCCAAAGAAAAGCAATGTTACGTGATTTGACAACAGATTTGTTGATTAACGAACGCATTGTTACAACGGAAGCTCGTGCTAAAGAAATCCGTAGAACGACTGAAAAGATGATTACATTGGGCAAGCGTGGCGACTTAGCTGCACGCCGTATGGCAGCGCAGTTTGTTCGTAACGAAGTAGCTGATGTTCGTGAAGAAGGCGAAGATATTGTTATCGAGTCTGCTTTGCAAAAATTATTCAATGGTTTAGCTGATCGTTATGCTGATCGCCAAGGTGGATACACTCGTATCATGAAAACAGAACCCCGTCGTGGAGATTCTGCACCAATGGTTATTATTGAATTAGTTTAATCAAATTGTGCGTCAAGTACTTTTTGTGATTTTCAGATGAAAAGAGCGTTATGATGTTGATCTTTCCCTTTTTAGGTCGAGAGGTTAAAGTCTAGCTCGTGACATTTTACGAGAATGGAATCATTCTCGTAGGGTGCTCACCATTTGTAATAAAGATGCTTTGTGAGTATGAACTAGAAATGTTCAGCTCTATTTTTTTTTCTAATCAGTGGTTACCCATAACCCGTTCAAAAAAATCCCAAGTGATCATAGTCACTTGGGATTTTTTGTGTTCTTTTAGATTTTTTGATTGAGTAAATGATCCATCCATTTTAGAGTAGTTTGAATATGATGATCCCAAAAGGACCAAGAGTGCGTTCCAGCTTCTTCAATAAACTGA
The Jeotgalibaca sp. MA1X17-3 genome window above contains:
- the rpsQ gene encoding 30S ribosomal protein S17, whose protein sequence is MTEERNKRKVYQGTVVSDKMEKTIVVEVSTYKNHPVYGKRVRYSKKYKTHDENNQAKMGDVVKIMETRPLSKTKNFRLLEIVEESVII
- the rpmJ gene encoding 50S ribosomal protein L36, giving the protein MKVRASVKPICEKCKVVRRNGRVMVICENPKHKQRQG
- the rpsM gene encoding 30S ribosomal protein S13, with protein sequence MARIAGVDIPRDKRIVISLTYIYGIGNTTAQKLLERADVSEETRVRDLTNDELDRIRQEVDKLKIEGDLRREVNLNIKRLIEIGSYRGIRHRRGLPVRGQNTKNNARTRKGPLKSVVSKKK
- the rpsH gene encoding 30S ribosomal protein S8; the protein is MVMTDPIADFLTRIRNANMVRHASLEVPASKIKIDIANILKKEGFIKNYEVIEDDKQNVIRVFMKYGKEKERVITGLKRISKPGLRVYAKTGEVPRVLNGLGIAIVSTSEGLVTDKEARSKNIGGEVLAYIW
- the rpsE gene encoding 30S ribosomal protein S5, producing the protein MVYIDPTHLDLEDRVVAINRVTKVVKGGRKLRFAALVVVGDKNGHVGFGTGKANEVPEAIRKAIESAKKNLMEVPMVGSSIPHEVIGTYSGGNVMLKPAIAGSGVSAGGPVRAVIELAGIADITSKSLGSSTPINTVRATIDGLQQLKKAEEIAALRGKSVEEITG
- a CDS encoding type Z 30S ribosomal protein S14, whose product is MAKKSMIAKNKRPAKFSTQAYTRCERCGRPHSVYRKFKLCRICLRELAYKGQIPGMKKASW
- the infA gene encoding translation initiation factor IF-1, which translates into the protein MAKDDVIEIEGLVVETLPNAMFKVELENGHIVLAHVSGKIRMHYIRILPGDKVTVELSPYDLTRGRITYRFK
- the rplN gene encoding 50S ribosomal protein L14: MIQTESRLKVADNSGAREVLAIKVLGGSGRKVAGIGDVIVATVKQATPGGVVKKGEVVKAVIVRTKSGAHRKDGSYIKFDENACVIIRDDKSPRGTRIFGPVARELRDNNYMKIVSLAPEVL
- the rpsK gene encoding 30S ribosomal protein S11 gives rise to the protein MVKKATRKRRVRKNIESGVAHIRSTFNNTIVMITDVHGNAVSWSSAGALGFRGSRKSTPFAAQMAAEAAAKVCMEHGMKSVEVAVKGPGSGREAAIRSLQATGLEVTAIRDVTPIPHNGCRPPKRRRV
- the rplV gene encoding 50S ribosomal protein L22, which translates into the protein MAEQITAATATAKTVRIAPRKVRLVVDLIRGKSIGEAISILKFTPRAASPAVEKVLMSAIANAEHNYDLDIENLIVAEAYVNEGQTMKRFRPRAKGSASQILKRTSHITIVVSEKKEG
- the rplO gene encoding 50S ribosomal protein L15 — translated: MKLHELQPAEGSRKERNRVGRGSSSGNGKTSGRGHKGQKARSGGGVRLGFEGGQTPLFRRIPKRGFTNINRKDYAIVNLETLNRFDEGTEVTPALLVESGVVRDEKSGVKVLGQGTVEKKLTVKAHKFSNAAKEAIEAAGGTVEVI
- the rplP gene encoding 50S ribosomal protein L16, which gives rise to MLVPKRVKHRREFRGKMRGEAKGGKEVVFGEYGLQAVDSKWITNRQIEAARIAMTRYMKRGGKVWIKIFPHKSYTSKAIGVRMGSGKGAPEGWVSPVKRGKIMFEVGGVSEEVAREALRLASHKLPIKTKIVKRTEIGGESNES
- the rpmD gene encoding 50S ribosomal protein L30, translating into MAEFKITLKRSVIGRPQNQKDTVKALGLSKIGKSVVKPANDAIVGMINTVSHLIEVEEVK
- a CDS encoding adenylate kinase, with product MKNLIITGLPGAGKGTQAERIVDVYGIPHISTGDMFRAAMQNGTELGKQAKSYMDQGELVPDEVTNGIVKERLQEEDTKNGFLLDGFPRTLVQAKALDKIMSELRKNIDAVINIEVNPDVLKARLTGRIICRNCGATYHLTNHPTKVEGVCDRCGSHDLYQREDDKPETVENRIRVNLEQSKPILEFYSEKGLLHTVNGEIGIENVFSEIQSLIG
- the rpsC gene encoding 30S ribosomal protein S3 → MGQKINPIGMRIGIIRDWDAKWYAEKDYATFLHEDLKIRSYIEKNLSEASVSRVEIERAANRVNISIHTGKPGMVIGKGGSEVEKLRKALNNMTNKRVHINIVEIKKTDLDAKLVAEGITKQLEGRVAFRRAQKQAIQRTMRSGALGIKTQVSGRLNGADIARAETHSEGTVPLHTLRADIDYAWEEADTTYGKLGVKVWIYRGEVLPARKVTEKGGK
- the rplX gene encoding 50S ribosomal protein L24, encoding MHVKTGDKVKVITGKDKGKEGVILKTMPKRDRVIVEGVNIAKKHKKASQTNATGGIIEEEAAIHVSNVMLIDAKTGEPTKVSYKIEDGKKVRVSKKTGEIID
- the secY gene encoding preprotein translocase subunit SecY — protein: MFTLLKNAFQVKDIRNRILFTLSMLIVFRIGTQITVPGVDASAITNLASTGLFSLLNTFGGGALSQYSIFAMGVSPYITASIVVQLLQMDIIPRFTEWSKQGEVGRRKLNQATKYLAVVLAFVQSIGISIGFNQLSDFGLVRNPGTTTYLMIALIMTAGSMFVIFLGDAITMNGIGNGTSLLIFSGIVARIPADLTTFYNDRFVDAGDNLTRNILFSVALAIAMLLVVIFTIYMQQAERRIPIQYSKRAAGSNQTAHLPLKINSAGVIPVIFASSFMMTPQTILGFFAANYANATWYQVLNTVFNYREPVGAIFYTILIVVFTYFYALIQINPEKMAENLQKSGGYIPSVRPGKSTEDYITSLLMRLSTVGALFLGLIALLPIIASALWNLPDSLALGGTSLLIIVGTALETTRQIEGRMVKRNYQGFIQK
- the rpmC gene encoding 50S ribosomal protein L29, with the translated sequence MKANELKELSTTEMIEKEKEFKEELFNLRFQLATGQLENTARLKEVRKSIARIKTVLRQQELQNQ
- the rplE gene encoding 50S ribosomal protein L5 is translated as MNRLKEKYKNEITPSLMEKFDYSSVMQVPKVDKIVINMGVGDAVANAKNLDKAVEELTLISGQKPIITYAKKSIAAFRLREGMAIGTKVTLRGERMYDFLDKLVTVSLPRVRDFRGISKRSFDGRGNYTLGVKEQLIFPEVDYDRVDKVRGMDIVIVTTADTDEESRELLTQLGMPFQK
- the rplR gene encoding 50S ribosomal protein L18 is translated as MTIVINKPDKNKVRQSRHARVRRKISGTAECPRLNVYRSNKHIYAQLIDDVAGVTLASASSKKDLTESVTKTDSATAIGKIIAERAQEKDIKQVKFDRGGYLYHGRVQALAEAARENGLEF